Proteins from a genomic interval of Crassostrea angulata isolate pt1a10 chromosome 7, ASM2561291v2, whole genome shotgun sequence:
- the LOC128191307 gene encoding uncharacterized protein LOC128191307, translating to MTAKEKRQVSLEEEKNIKNSNGLRLLTVTEEESNDSEQNEGFKGNSQYDKIGTDLTVENNVHNNNLINRPDLEVIHEASVFDDSVGHLRYFINDEGSLSGESPPQTAMGIGNDPLVRHWVNLCTENIQQKKELDMELMGYGGNTGVTWEECANRRLQQLQKEQIRLEQEIQTESQFLSVVPGGYNLVQDLKDQLRNIYRESMPCYSDRTTVNDGGRMEEQVPEQKEQIPFEPRDLDQTVHKNRLETRKEKTGNKNTSHQIVQEAFSLSDNNAVEMKTCHRRRQVLDDVKREATLKCGNKKILNESKPKSNTVTNGHVKLHLPPIMNSKQTSARSFSPQMSKSVCGLPDIHASKKMSINEETISSASESSQVPSRKASPLRSLNQKLPEIKSANRISASPMTNQARTAKSGQIMPHILSPLVSIPKSSKEIRNFFQAPKRITMSKKLQVSNAHHYDILIIEHSNQERNLSANCVPQTKANGPLPPLKKVTPEPQRRCSEVKVVKNEESGLSKKTKRADKNSAGRRNGHH from the exons ATGACGGCAAAAGAAAAGAGACAAGTTAGTCTCGAGGAGGAAAAGAATATAAAGAACTCGAACGGCTTGCG CCTGCTTACAGTAACAGAGGAAGAAAGCAATGATTCTGAACAAAATGAAGGTTTCAAAG GGAATTCTCAATATGATAAAATCGGGACGGATTTGACCGTTGAAAACAACGTTCACAACAACAACCTCATCAA CAGGCCAGACTTAGAAGTCATTCACGAAGCCTCTGTATTCGATGACAGTGTTGGTCATCTTCGATATTTCATAAACGACGAAG GGTCATTATCTGGGGAATCACCCCCGCAGACCGCTATGGGTATAGGAAACGATCCACTTGTGCG aCACTGGGTCAACCTATGTACTGAAAATATTCAGCAAAAGAAAGAACTTGATATGGAGCTGATGGGCTATGGTGGAAATACAGGGGTTACTTGGGAAGAGTGCGCAAACAGGAGACTCCAACAACTCCAAAAAGAACAGATTAGATTAGAACAGGAGATTCAAACGGAGTCTCAGTTCCTCTCGGTTGTTCCAGGTGGATACAACCTAGTTCAGGATCTCAAGGACCAGCTCCGCAATATTTACAGAGAGTCGATGCCATGCTACTCAGACCGAACGACCGTAAACGATGGAGGGCGAATGGAAGAGCAGGTGCCTGAACAGAAAGAGCAAATCCCATTTGAGCCGAGGGATCTTGATCAAACTGTCCATAAAAATCGGCTAGAGACGAGAAAGGAGAAGACAGGAAACAAAAACACCTCCCACCAAATTGTTCAAGAGGCGTTTTCTTTATCTGACAATAATGCGGTTGAAATGAAAACCTGCCATAGGCGTCGACAAGTTCTTGATGATGTAAAACGGGAGGCAACTTTGAAATGTGGAAACAAAAAAATCCTGAACGAATCCAAACCTAAGTCTAACACGGTAACCAACGGTCACGTCAAGTTGCACCTGCCACCGATAAtgaattccaaacaaacatcGGCACGCAGTTTTTCTCCACAAATGAGCAAGAGCGTCTGCGGGCTCCCAGATATCCACGCGTCAAAGAAAATGTCCATAAACGAAGAAACCATTTCAAGCGCGTCAGAGTCAAGCCAAGTCCCTAGTAGAAAAGCATCGCCATTGCGCTCTCTGAATCAAAAGCTACCTGAAATTAAGTCTGCAAACCGTATTTCAGCATCGCCGATGACAAACCAAGCCAGGACAGCAAAAAGCGGCCAAATAATGCCACACATTCTGTCTCCTCTTGTGAGCATCCCGAAATCATCGAAGGAGATCCGAAATTTCTTCCAAGCCCCAAAGAGAATAACCATGTCGAAAAAACTACAGGTCAGCAATGCCCATCATTACGACATTTTGATAATTGAACACAGCAACCAAGAGAGGAATCTATCTGCAAACTGTGTTCCTCAAACAAAGGCAAATGGACCTTTACCTCCGTTGAAAAAGGTTACGCCTGAACCACAACGCCGCTGTTCAGAGGTTAAGGTTGTCAAGAACGAAGAATCAGGCTTGAGCAAGAAGACAAAGAGAGCAGATAAAAATTCAGCTGGCAGACGGAACGGGCATCACTAG
- the LOC128191546 gene encoding uncharacterized protein LOC128191546 — MNSCHLFAVICLCGIFICSQCDQTAQDRIEAEVEGSGEVLTHTGKVPVVDDELMTTRVPDTNNKQTTRDSVKFTNEEVLTKDNKVSGSGDSKKTASTDIVFIIAPAVVGTVALIAVVIAIVFIRRKGKQDKVIL; from the exons ATGAACTCTTGCCATCTCTTCGCTGTCATTTGCCTCTGTGGGATATTTATATGTTCACAATG TGACCAAACTGCCCAGGACAGGATAGAGGCAGAGGTGGAGGGGTCCGGGGAAGTCCTCACCCACACAGGTAAAGTCCCGGTGGTTGATGATGAGCTGATGACGACTCGGGTTCCCGACACAAACAACAAACAGACGACACGGGACAGCGTCAAGTTCACCAATGAGGAAGTTCTTACCAAAGATAATAAAG TGTCTGGCTCCGGTGACAGCAAAAAGACGGCGTCAACAGATATCGTGTTCATCATCGCTCCAGCAGTGGTAGGGACTGTTGCCTTAATAGCGGTTGTCATAGCAATAGTCTTCATTAGGAGAAAAG gAAAACAGGACAAGGTGATTTTATGA
- the LOC128191306 gene encoding putative nuclease HARBI1: MAAVRAQRRCFRKRKDCLVEYSDAELVERYRFDSAGIHFLEGLIGNELMSGSRRNCAISPLQKVLFTLRFLATGKMQLCNGDDMGVSQPTVSRAITATLRCLSSPQICAQFIEFPLNLQEIRKNQEEFFKFAGFPGIVGAIDGTHVQIIAPSEYENEYVNRHQYHSINTQVVFDPFHKIIDVVAKWPGSTHDSRILNESRLKSLFDQNRIPLHAHLLGDSDGS; this comes from the coding sequence atggctGCCGTCAGAGCACAAAGAAGATGTTTTCGCAAAAGAAAAGACTGTTTGGTAGAGTACAGTGACGCTGAACTAGTTGAGAGGTATAGATTTGATTCAGCTGGTATCCACTTTTTAGAGGGGTTGATTGGTAATGAACTTATGAGTGGTTCACGCAGAAACTGTGCAATTTCTCCACTGCAGAAAGTTTTATTTACACTGAGATTTCTAGCCACCGGGAAAATGCAATTGTGCAATGGAGACGACATGGGTGTCTCGCAGCCCACCGTTTCTAGGGCAATTACTGCCACTCTTAGATGTCTCTCTTCTCCACAAATTTGTGCTCAGTTTATAGAATTTCCACTTAATCTTCAAGAAATTCGCAAAAATCAAGAAGAGTTCTTCAAATTCGCCGGGTTTCCGGGAATTGTTGGGGCCATCGATGGCACACATGTACAAATTATCGCTCCTTCTGAATACGAAAACGAGTATGTTAACAGACATCAATACCACAGCATCAACACACAGGTCGTCTTTGATCCATTCCACAAGATAATTGATGTCGTAGCGAAATGGCCAGGGTCAACACATGACTCAAGGATCTTGAATGAGAGTAGACTCAAGTCATTGTTTGACCAGAACAGAATCCCTCTTCACGCGCATTTGCTAGGAGACAGTGATGGCTCTTAA